In one window of Astyanax mexicanus isolate ESR-SI-001 chromosome 18, AstMex3_surface, whole genome shotgun sequence DNA:
- the LOC103034230 gene encoding L-amino-acid oxidase: protein MSQHWEICRFLPVLIVLGVVFSADGYTEDPLYECLRDPDYEELCKIIDRGLPPTKTPHSVGIIGAGIAGLTAAKILEDAGHKVTIIEATDRVGGRIRTHRMANQGWYAELGAMRIPWFHKILMSLVSKMGLKLNPFIEENNNTYYYINGLLEKTYKVIANPDVLNYDVDEQEKGKSASQLFDMTLWKIRDDMKKYGCNETVEKYDSYSVKEYLLKEGNLSREALRMIGDILNENSFFYTSLIETLYIQKDINDDTKYYEISGGMDHIPKKLHEKLNSATIHFTSNVKRIRQTDHYVTVSYQDRQNLYALTNLTFDYVLVTATAKASLFIDFQPPLSVRKMEALRSVHYASSTKVVLSFSERFWEKQGIKGGRSITDMPSRFIYYPSHSFPGAGGALLASYTCSDDSTLFQGVPDDELMAMVMNDLVKIHGEGIRKLHIGGVVKKWALDPYSHGAFAIYTPYQQSHYSKDLFQKEGRIHFAGEHTAMPHGWMETAMKSALRAAKNINSIDG from the exons ATGTCTCAGCACTGGGAGATCTGTCGCTTCT tACCAGTACTAATAGTACTGGGCGTAGTCTTCAGTGCCGATGGATATACAGAAGATCCACTTTATGAATGCTTGCGCGACCCGGACTATGAGGAGCTTTGTAAGATAATAGACCGGGGTCTCCCCCCTACAAAGACCCCTCACAGTGTGGGGATCATCGGTGCAGGAATCGCTGGACTCACTGCAGCTAAGATACTGGAGGATGCTGGACATAAG GTTACAATCATAGAAGCTACTGATCGTGTAGGTGGAAGAATCAGGACCCACAGGATGGCGAACCAGGGCTGGTATGCTGAACTTGGTGCCATGAGGATCCCATGGTTCCACAA gATCCTTATGTCACTTGTATCAAAGATGGGCCTAAAACTGAATCCTTTCATTGAAGAAAACAACAATACTTATTATTATATCAACGGTTTGCTTGAAAAAACCTACAAAGTGATTGCAAATCCAGATGTGCTGAACTACGATGTAGATGAGCAAGAGAAGGGGAAATCAGCCAGTCAGCTTTTTGACATGACATTGTGGAAG ATTAGAGATGATATGAAGAAATATGGCTGCAATGAGACAGTAGAGAAGTATGATTCATACTCTGTTAAG GAGTATTTACTGAAAGAGGGTAATCTGAGTCGAGAAGCTTTGCGTATGATTGGAGACATACTCAACGAGAACAGCTTCTTCTACACTAGTCTGATAGAGACTCTCTACATACAAAAGGATATCAACGATGATACAAA ATATTATGAAATCTCAGGTGGCATGGATCACATACCCAAAAAACTGCATGAGAAACTCAACAGTGCAACAATTCATTTTACATCAAATGTCAAACGCATTAGACAGACTGACCACTACGTGACAGTTTCATATCAAGACCGCCAAAACCTCTACGCTTTAACCAACCTCACTTTCGACTACGTTCTGGTGACGGCTACAGCCAAAGCTTCACTCTTCATTGATTTCCAGCCTCCGCTATCAGTCCGGAAGATGGAGGCTCTGCGCTCGGTGCACTACGCCAGCTCCACCAAGGTCGTGCTGAGCTTCAGTGAGAGGTTCTGGGAGAAACAAGGCATCAAGGGAGGAAGAAGCATCACAGATATGCCATCACGCTTCATTTACTACCCCAGCCACAGCTTTCCTGGAGCAGGGGGCGCCCTTTTGGCTTCATACACCTGCTCTGATGATTCCACGCTCTTCCAGGGGGTGCCGGATGATGAGCTGATGGCCATGGTAATGAATGACTTGGTGAAGATCCATGGGGAGGGGATCCGAAAGCTTCACATTGGAGGTGTTGTAAAGAAATGGGCGTTGGATCCTTACAGCCATGGAGCGTTCGCCATCTACACTCCCTACCAGCAGAGTCACTACTCTAAAGATCTGTTCCAGAAAGAGGGGAGGATTCATTTCGCTGGAGAACACACAGCCATGCCACACGGCTGGATGGAGACGGCCATGAAGTCTGCTCTCAGAGCTGCTAAGAACATTAATAGTATTGACGGATAA